Genomic DNA from Pseudomonas fluorescens:
TTCGAACCACGCCAGTTTGTAGTCGAACTTGGGACCCGGTTGCGGATTGCCGTTGGGGAGGTACAGGCAGCCCACCAGCACGCCATGCACCGCCGCCTCCAGATAGCGACTGTGGCTGTCGTCATCCCCACCGGGCAGGCCTCGGCGGCTCTCCAGCGGCTGCGCGTCACGGGCCAGGATCGCGACGCCGTTCCAGGATGCCTGCCCATGCCAGATCGCCCCGTACCCCACCGACTCCAGTTCCGCCGCCGGGAAATCATTGTCCACGGCCTTGAGCTCCTGCAAACAGGCAATGTCGGGTTTTTCCCGCTCCAGCCATTCCAGCAGATTGGGCAGTCGGGCCCGGATGCCATTGATATTGAAGGTCGCGATCCGAAGGTTTTTCATAGCGCCAGAACTCGAAATGCCAAGTCACAGTTGTGACCGACAACCGGACTGGGTGGTTGCAACAGGTTTTCAGGAACCCGTTTTCGGCAGCGGCAGGCCACTCTCCAATAAGCGTGCAAAGGCTTGCTTGTCGATCGGCCGGCTGAGGAAATAACCCTGCACCTCGTGGCACTGGTCCGAGCCCAGTGAGCCGAGCTGGGCCAGGGTTTCCACGCCCTCGGCAGTCACCGTCAGCCCCATGGCCTTGCCCAGGTTGATGATCGCCTGCACCACGGCGCGGTCATTGCTGCTGTTGCTCATCGAAGCAATGAAGCGCTTGTCGATCTTGATGCCATCGAATGGATAGGTGCGCAGATAACCGAGGGACGAATAACCGGTACCGAAATCGTCCATGTTCAAGCGCACGCCCAGTTCCTTCAGGGCATTCATGACCTGCAGAGCGCCATCAACGTCGTTGAGCATCACGTTTTCAGTGATCTCCAGTTCCAGGCGACTCGCCGGGAAACGGGTTTCGATCAACACCTGTCGCACATCCTCCACCACATCGCTGCGCTCGAACTGCGCCGGTGACAGATTGACCGAAACCATCAATTCTCCCGGCCAGGTCAGTGCGGTTTCGCAGGCCTCGCGCAATACCCATCGCGAAAGCGGGACAATCAGGTCGGTTTGCTCGGCCAATGGAATAAAGGCGTCGGGGCTCAACAAGCCTTGGGTCGGATGCTGCCAGCGCACCAAAGCCTCGACCGCCACGATCTCCCGACCATCGACGGTGTAGCGCGGCTGGAAATGCAGGACGAATTCGTTTTTCTTCACCGCCTGGCGCAGGTCGCTCTCCAGTTGGCGACGATGCTGGATCTGATCGTTCATCTGCGAAGCGAAATAGCACCAGGTTTTCTTGCCCTCGGACTTGGCCTGGTACAAGGCAATGTCGGCGCAGCGGATCAGTTCTCCGGGGACATAACCCTGGCGGCGGCTGACAGCGATGCCAATGCTCGCGCCGATGTGCAACGAATGGGTTTCGTAGAGGATCGGCTGCTGCAGGCTGTCGATCAGCCGCTCACAGAATCGATCGATCTCAGTGGTGTGCTCCATCCCGTTGAGCACCACCACGAACTCGTCCCCTCCCAGGCGCGCCACCAGGTCTTGCTCGCGGGTACAGTCGCGCAGTCGCTGGGCCACTTCCAGCAACACCGCGTCGCCGGCCGGGTGGCCGAGAGAGTCGTTGATCGGCTTGAAGTTGTCCAGGTCGACCATCAGCAAGGTCAGCGGCGCGGAATGCTCCTTGGCCACCAGCGCATCATCAAGATGTCGCGCCAGCTTGTTACGGTTCGGCAGGCCGGTCAGTGCATCATGCATCGACAGGTGCTGGACCTGGGCATGGGCCGCCACTTCATCGGTGATGTCACTGGCGGTGCCGCGATAGCCCACCACCTCAGCCTTGTTAAAGATCGGGCGTGCCGAGACACGGCAGAAACGCAACTGCCCGGAATGATCACGGTAGGAACAGCGCAAGTTGCTGGCGTTCTGTTCCTCCGTCAACTTGCCCAGCCAGAGGGCAATCGGCGTGGTGTCGCAATACAGCAGTTGTTCGATGTCCTGCCCCAGCCATTGCTGGTCGGAAAACCCGGTGACCGTATTGAAACGCCCCGACAGATAAGTGATGCGTTGCTGCCCGTCGATTTCCCAAATCCAGTCGGAAGCCGCCTCGGCCACGGCCCGGAAGCGCTCTTCGCTGGCCTCCAGGGCATGCGCCGACTGTTCCAGGCTGTCGTAACTGGCGTCCACATGCCGTGCCGTGCGCAACGCATAGCGAGAAAAGTAAGCGGTCAGCAGTGCCAGAATCAGCAACGCGCCACCCAGCGGCGGCAACAGGGACCAGAGCAATTGCTGGCCCGGCCGCTCCAGGCGAGACACCAGGCTGAAACCGGTACTGTCCAGCGGCACGGCCGGCCGGCCAGGCTCAAGCTCGGTGTCTTTCTTGAGATTCAAGTCGGTGAGGCCATAACTCTTGCCCAACTTGCGCAGCTTGACCGGCGTCAGTTGGTCGACGAACAGCAAGACCGAGGTGCCTTTGGACTCGACCTGGGGTCGTTCGTCGTTGGGCAGGATCACCGAAGCCGTCATGATGGCCGGCCAGCCCTCGAACAAGGTGTAGCGAGTCATGGACATCGTCAGGTCGGGCTGCGCCTGGAGCTGGTCGACCAGGTCCGTCAGCGATGCATTCATATACATCGCGGCATCACCTTGGACATTGCGCCCGCGCACCACGGCATATTTGGTGCGTTGCCGATCAACGACAAACACACCCTCGTATTCATCATTGGTGAACAGGGTTTTGCCCATGTTCTGTTCGGCGTAGGCCCATTGCACATCGACTTCACCGTTGAGGCGCTCGTAGCCCGTGGTCCAGTAGGCATAGCTGGCAATGTAGTTTTTCGAAGCGGTGATGCGATTCTCGAGGGCACGCTCGATATAGAAATGCGTCTTGCGCACATCCTCCGCGTCCAGCTTTTGCGCAATATTGAACAACGCGGCAACCGCCACCAGAACGCCCAGGACAAAAAGTGCCCCGACCGCCACGACCAGGCGACGGGTAATCGGTGTGTGACGCGCAGTGTTTGAAGGGGTATCGGCAGCGGAATCCATTGATCTGCTCCTGTCCTGTCAACGCTGGCTCCGATCGAGAACGGTGAGGATCCGCGGCCAGTCATGCTCCCAACCTTAGCACCCGCTGCCTGATCATTTGGCGAGCCCACGGTTCTTTGCGAAAGAACCTACACACCTCGTCTATGGCACCAGCGCAGTGTCTGAACAATGGACCGTGGCACGTTGCCGATGATTCCAACCGATCTCAACGATCCGAGCGCGCCAGCGTATCGAGCCCACCTTCCGTCGATAGCACCGCCACACGGTTGCGGCCGTTGTACTTGGCCTGGTAAAGCGCCGCATCGGCCCGCTGGATGAAGACTTCGATGCTGTCCAGGCTGCTGGGCACAAAGGCATAGCAGCCCAGGCTCACCGTGAGGTAACCGGTCGGAGAGCCGGAATGGATGATGTGCTTGTCGATGACGCTGCGGCGGATCTGTTCGGCCAACGCCATGGCCCCCGAAAGATTGGTGTCGGGCAACAAAACCGCAAACTCTTCGCCGCCATACCGCACCGCCAGATCGGCCTTGCGATGGCAACAGTCCTTGAGCACCTTGGCCACTTCCGCCAGACAATGGTCCCCGGCCACGTGCCCATAGGCGTCGTTGTAGCGCTTGAAGAAATCGATATCGAGCATGATCAGGCTCAAGGGACTGCGCTGACGGGCGCCCCGCCCGAATTCGACGTCCAAGGCCCGTTCGAACAGACGCCGGTTCGCCAGCCCGGTGAGGCTGTCATGGGTGGCAATCAGCTCCAACGCTTCCTGAGCCTTGCGCAAGTCAGCCTCGATCCGTTCGCTGTTACGTACCTGGCGCACGAATACCCAGCCGAACAAGCAAATGCCCAGCACCACCAGGCCGACAATCAGACTGGATTGGAAAGCCCTGTCATGCCATCCCGACAGGATCGCTTCTTCGGACACCGCGGCGGTGACCACCAGCGGATAGGCCTGTAAATGTTGGTGCCCATACAGCCTGACGACGCCATCGATGGCTGATCGGATGATTGCATCGCTGGCCATCACGCTTGCCGCGTCATGCTTGAAGATATTCTCTTCACCCAGCGGATGACCGATTCGCGCCTGATCAAAAGGGCGACGCGCCAACAGTGTCCCGTCAGACAAGGCCAGGGCCATCTCGCCTTGATCATCCAGACTGAAGCTCCTGAAAAATCGGTCGAAGTACGACATTTTGATGCCGGCCATCAACACGCCTTGGAAGTTGCCATCCTGATCGTTCAAACGTCGGGAAACGGGAATGATCCACTCGCCGTTTTGCCGGCTGCGGATCGCCGGGCCGATATGAGCGATCAAGGAGGCATTCTGTTCGTGGAAAGTAAAATACTCCCGATCCGCCACCCCTGCGCCCCTGTGCAGGTTGTCAAAAGAGGTCACCACCCAGTGACCGTGCTTGTCGAACAGGAACAGGCCATGCAATTGCTCAAGCGATTGCACACGTCGGGCAAAGGTTTGCTGCAAACGCGGCTGTACGGCGGGACCATAGCCATCGACCTGGATCCAATCCGCCAGGCTGGCCAACACCAGATCAGCTTGGAGAAAGGTGTCCTGGGCCTGCTGGGCCATGGCCCGGGTAAGAGTCGCCGAAGCGACGCGGGCCGACTCCAGGTCGTGGCTGCGGGACTGCTCCAACTGCAGGTAAAGCAAACCGCACAAGCACAGGCACACCGCCGCGATAAACGTCACCGCTGCCTTGAGCAACGGCAGGCGCTTCAAGGCACCGCCAGGGGCATGGAAAGGATCGAGAATAGGGATAGGCAAGCGAATTCCTGAAGGGGGCAAAACATGAGCGAATTCGCTCAAAGCCCCCAATATTCGTGAGCTTAGCCTACCGCTTGTGAGGCGGCAATTTGCCCGTGCAGCAGA
This window encodes:
- a CDS encoding sensor domain-containing diguanylate cyclase — protein: MPIPILDPFHAPGGALKRLPLLKAAVTFIAAVCLCLCGLLYLQLEQSRSHDLESARVASATLTRAMAQQAQDTFLQADLVLASLADWIQVDGYGPAVQPRLQQTFARRVQSLEQLHGLFLFDKHGHWVVTSFDNLHRGAGVADREYFTFHEQNASLIAHIGPAIRSRQNGEWIIPVSRRLNDQDGNFQGVLMAGIKMSYFDRFFRSFSLDDQGEMALALSDGTLLARRPFDQARIGHPLGEENIFKHDAASVMASDAIIRSAIDGVVRLYGHQHLQAYPLVVTAAVSEEAILSGWHDRAFQSSLIVGLVVLGICLFGWVFVRQVRNSERIEADLRKAQEALELIATHDSLTGLANRRLFERALDVEFGRGARQRSPLSLIMLDIDFFKRYNDAYGHVAGDHCLAEVAKVLKDCCHRKADLAVRYGGEEFAVLLPDTNLSGAMALAEQIRRSVIDKHIIHSGSPTGYLTVSLGCYAFVPSSLDSIEVFIQRADAALYQAKYNGRNRVAVLSTEGGLDTLARSDR
- a CDS encoding bifunctional diguanylate cyclase/phosphodiesterase, which gives rise to MDSAADTPSNTARHTPITRRLVVAVGALFVLGVLVAVAALFNIAQKLDAEDVRKTHFYIERALENRITASKNYIASYAYWTTGYERLNGEVDVQWAYAEQNMGKTLFTNDEYEGVFVVDRQRTKYAVVRGRNVQGDAAMYMNASLTDLVDQLQAQPDLTMSMTRYTLFEGWPAIMTASVILPNDERPQVESKGTSVLLFVDQLTPVKLRKLGKSYGLTDLNLKKDTELEPGRPAVPLDSTGFSLVSRLERPGQQLLWSLLPPLGGALLILALLTAYFSRYALRTARHVDASYDSLEQSAHALEASEERFRAVAEAASDWIWEIDGQQRITYLSGRFNTVTGFSDQQWLGQDIEQLLYCDTTPIALWLGKLTEEQNASNLRCSYRDHSGQLRFCRVSARPIFNKAEVVGYRGTASDITDEVAAHAQVQHLSMHDALTGLPNRNKLARHLDDALVAKEHSAPLTLLMVDLDNFKPINDSLGHPAGDAVLLEVAQRLRDCTREQDLVARLGGDEFVVVLNGMEHTTEIDRFCERLIDSLQQPILYETHSLHIGASIGIAVSRRQGYVPGELIRCADIALYQAKSEGKKTWCYFASQMNDQIQHRRQLESDLRQAVKKNEFVLHFQPRYTVDGREIVAVEALVRWQHPTQGLLSPDAFIPLAEQTDLIVPLSRWVLREACETALTWPGELMVSVNLSPAQFERSDVVEDVRQVLIETRFPASRLELEITENVMLNDVDGALQVMNALKELGVRLNMDDFGTGYSSLGYLRTYPFDGIKIDKRFIASMSNSSNDRAVVQAIINLGKAMGLTVTAEGVETLAQLGSLGSDQCHEVQGYFLSRPIDKQAFARLLESGLPLPKTGS